The following coding sequences lie in one Desulfobacterales bacterium genomic window:
- the mdh gene encoding malate dehydrogenase — protein sequence MDKKVSVIGAGMVGGTCAQRLAEKELCDVVLVDIIDGLPEGKALDLNEAAPIELHDAHVTGSSTGYGPTAGSDIIIITSGVPRKPGMSRDDLLGINSKIMKDVVSKVAPLSPNAIIIVVANPLDAMCHVAYETSGFPKNRVMGMAGALDSARLRFFIAEELNVSVENINAFVLGGHGDTMVPLPRFCTVAGIPITELMSEEKIAALCTRTANGGAEVVKLLKTGSAFYATASGAVTMAESILKDKKRIVPCATYLEGEYGINNLFVGVPVKLGANGVEQIIEINLTDSESAALKKSAGAVKELVDAMKKL from the coding sequence ATGGACAAAAAAGTTAGCGTAATCGGTGCCGGCATGGTTGGTGGTACTTGTGCTCAGAGACTGGCTGAAAAAGAATTATGTGATGTTGTGCTGGTTGACATTATTGATGGTCTTCCCGAAGGAAAGGCGCTGGATCTGAATGAAGCGGCGCCGATCGAACTGCATGATGCGCATGTAACCGGTTCATCCACCGGTTATGGGCCAACTGCCGGATCAGATATCATTATTATTACATCCGGTGTTCCGAGAAAACCCGGTATGAGCCGTGATGATCTGCTGGGAATCAACTCCAAGATCATGAAAGACGTGGTCAGCAAGGTTGCGCCTCTGTCACCGAATGCCATCATTATTGTCGTCGCCAACCCTCTGGATGCGATGTGCCATGTGGCATATGAAACCAGCGGATTTCCCAAGAACAGGGTAATGGGTATGGCTGGCGCACTGGATTCAGCCCGTTTAAGATTCTTTATTGCCGAAGAGCTGAATGTATCCGTTGAAAACATCAATGCATTTGTTCTCGGTGGACATGGCGATACCATGGTTCCGCTGCCGCGCTTCTGCACCGTAGCCGGAATTCCGATTACCGAACTGATGTCTGAAGAAAAAATTGCCGCTCTTTGCACCAGAACCGCAAACGGTGGCGCTGAGGTTGTTAAACTTCTCAAGACCGGCAGCGCATTCTATGCAACCGCATCCGGTGCCGTAACCATGGCAGAGTCCATCCTGAAAGACAAAAAGAGAATTGTCCCATGCGCTACCTATCTGGAAGGCGAATACGGCATCAATAACCTGTTTGTCGGCGTTCCCGTTAAGCTGGGTGCAAACGGTGTTGAACAAATCATCGAGATCAATCTGACAGATTCTGAATCTGCTGCTTTGAAAAAATCAGCCGGCGCTGTTAAAGAGCTGGTCGACGCGATGAAAAAACTTTAA
- a CDS encoding GTPase domain-containing protein — MAVFNVKKREIECKIVYYGPGRCGKTTNLEYIHRTYKKQISADMVSINTEGDRTLYFDFLPMGLGKINGCEVRVQLYTVPGQTRYSSTRKLVLQGVDGIVFVADSLQARRKKNMLSLMDLNDNLKAYNLSIFKIPLVMQYNKRDLATSGLPLLPIEQLDHDLNRQLKAPFCPASAVNGEGVGVTLKQCLQLTLKSLHRQLNWGAKN; from the coding sequence ATGGCAGTATTCAATGTTAAAAAAAGAGAGATAGAGTGTAAAATCGTCTATTATGGTCCGGGCCGGTGCGGGAAAACAACCAATCTGGAATACATTCATCGAACCTACAAAAAACAGATTTCCGCTGACATGGTCTCGATCAATACGGAGGGTGACCGTACCCTGTATTTTGATTTTCTGCCCATGGGACTGGGTAAAATCAATGGCTGTGAGGTTCGGGTTCAATTGTATACCGTACCGGGACAGACCCGGTACAGCTCAACCCGAAAACTGGTTCTTCAGGGGGTTGACGGAATTGTTTTTGTTGCCGATTCGCTTCAGGCCAGAAGAAAAAAAAACATGCTGTCGCTGATGGATCTGAATGATAATCTAAAAGCATACAATCTCAGCATATTTAAAATCCCCCTTGTCATGCAGTACAATAAAAGAGATCTGGCAACCAGTGGACTGCCCTTATTGCCAATCGAACAGTTGGATCATGATCTGAACCGGCAGCTGAAAGCCCCGTTTTGTCCGGCCAGCGCAGTAAACGGAGAAGGGGTGGGAGTGACGCTGAAACAATGTCTGCAGCTGACGCTTAAATCACTGCACAGGCAGTTGAACTGGGGAGCAAAAAATTAA
- a CDS encoding cyclic nucleotide-binding domain-containing protein codes for MNDAVLKGDLQFVSLPDVLQLLGSNCATGSLHISCKYAQSAAVIYFDKGTPIQAVSGELTDLEAIYSLFAWSEGVFEFRQPHIYRNHTPMDRRIQKNPMEIILEGLRLLDDGHIQPLKPVTIEHVSEEAGGILTELPVIQGTPVEYMDIVAEDMFHDGDKIVSEGKHGNWIWVILEGQVDIVKEMPHGHVSIVRVGPGGFIGSLLSFLFEGNIRSATVIARGDVQLGVLNSQRLCSEYALMSAELKRLLISIDRRLRQITNKVVEIRNNPVVSDAVNAKLSLLWKQGRARNELYEILNGSAFAVHTAGNDHRILCELHQGDFFGSTGFIDIGQGPDMASILATKELKVRQVDSDMLRDELERLSPTFQNLVHHISLCISITSMLACGCSIPAHCRKARFQ; via the coding sequence ATGAACGACGCCGTTTTAAAAGGAGACCTTCAATTTGTCAGCCTGCCGGATGTTTTGCAATTGCTGGGCTCAAACTGCGCTACAGGTTCATTGCACATCAGCTGTAAATATGCGCAAAGCGCTGCTGTGATCTATTTTGATAAAGGCACGCCCATACAGGCGGTATCGGGGGAATTGACTGATCTGGAAGCCATATATTCTCTTTTTGCCTGGAGTGAAGGCGTTTTCGAGTTCAGGCAACCGCATATCTACCGAAATCATACACCCATGGACCGGCGGATTCAAAAAAATCCGATGGAAATCATACTCGAAGGGTTACGGTTGCTTGATGACGGGCATATCCAACCGCTAAAACCGGTAACGATTGAACATGTATCGGAGGAAGCCGGAGGCATTCTCACCGAATTGCCCGTTATCCAGGGAACCCCTGTGGAATACATGGATATCGTCGCTGAAGATATGTTCCATGATGGGGACAAAATCGTCAGTGAGGGCAAACACGGTAACTGGATATGGGTGATCCTGGAAGGTCAGGTTGATATTGTCAAAGAGATGCCCCACGGCCATGTGAGCATTGTACGGGTGGGACCCGGCGGTTTTATCGGCAGTCTTTTATCATTTCTGTTTGAGGGCAATATTCGCAGCGCCACAGTGATTGCACGGGGAGACGTGCAATTGGGGGTATTGAATTCACAGCGTCTGTGCAGCGAATACGCCCTGATGTCAGCAGAATTAAAGCGCCTGCTGATCAGCATTGACCGAAGATTACGACAGATTACAAATAAAGTGGTCGAGATCCGGAACAATCCCGTTGTATCCGATGCGGTTAATGCCAAATTAAGCCTTCTATGGAAACAGGGAAGGGCGCGGAATGAATTATATGAAATTTTAAACGGCAGTGCTTTTGCGGTCCATACCGCAGGCAACGATCACCGGATTCTGTGCGAACTGCATCAGGGAGATTTTTTCGGTTCAACAGGCTTTATCGATATTGGCCAGGGACCGGATATGGCGTCGATACTGGCTACAAAAGAATTAAAAGTGCGGCAGGTGGATTCGGATATGCTCCGGGACGAACTGGAACGCCTCTCACCCACATTTCAGAACCTCGTCCACCACATATCGCTATGCATTTCGATTACCTCCATGCTGGCATGCGGATGTTCAATCCCGGCTCATTGCCGGAAAGCCCGTTTTCAATGA
- a CDS encoding phosphoribosylaminoimidazolesuccinocarboxamide synthase, with translation MKKAVIETNFKNLPLLKKGKVRDIYDLGDSLLIVATDRMSAFDVIMPDAVPDKGKILTQISLYWFDIMKPVIANHIISSVVEDYPEICRPYADTLRGRSMRVKKAAPVLIECVVRGYLSGSGWISYQQSGAVCGIKLPEGLRESDKLPEPIFTPSTKEAVGEHDVNIDFETAVEIIGSDLAEQLKALSIDIYKKGAELLEQKGIILADTKFEFGIVDNQLILIDEVLTPDSSRFWPRDSYAPGRSQQSFDKQYLRDYLLSIKWNKQPPAPNLPEDVLKNTRQKYMDVLKMLTGSDDEI, from the coding sequence ATGAAAAAAGCGGTAATTGAAACGAATTTTAAGAATCTGCCTCTTCTGAAAAAAGGTAAGGTCCGGGACATATATGACCTGGGCGACAGTCTGTTAATAGTGGCAACGGACCGAATGTCGGCATTTGATGTCATCATGCCGGATGCCGTTCCGGATAAGGGTAAAATACTGACGCAGATTTCTCTTTACTGGTTTGACATTATGAAACCGGTGATTGCCAATCACATCATTTCCAGTGTGGTCGAGGACTATCCTGAAATCTGCAGACCGTATGCCGATACGCTCCGGGGGCGAAGCATGCGGGTCAAAAAGGCAGCGCCTGTCCTGATTGAATGCGTGGTCCGGGGGTACCTGTCCGGGTCCGGATGGATATCATATCAGCAGTCCGGAGCCGTTTGCGGCATTAAACTGCCGGAAGGGCTCAGAGAATCCGACAAACTGCCGGAACCGATCTTCACCCCGTCAACCAAGGAAGCGGTCGGCGAGCATGATGTCAATATCGATTTTGAAACCGCAGTCGAGATTATCGGCAGCGATCTGGCAGAACAACTCAAAGCCCTCAGCATAGACATCTATAAAAAAGGTGCTGAGTTACTCGAACAAAAGGGCATTATTCTTGCCGATACAAAGTTTGAATTTGGTATTGTGGACAATCAGCTCATTCTTATCGATGAAGTTCTGACACCGGATTCTTCCCGATTCTGGCCCCGGGATAGCTACGCGCCCGGCAGATCGCAGCAAAGCTTTGACAAACAATACCTGAGGGATTATCTGCTATCCATAAAATGGAATAAACAGCCACCGGCACCGAACCTTCCCGAAGATGTCCTTAAAAATACCCGGCAAAAATATATGGATGTCCTTAAAATGCTGACCGGATCTGACGATGAAATATAA
- a CDS encoding ParB/RepB/Spo0J family partition protein yields the protein MKYNKQTVALSSVHREDSTWHITTETEVKDLIPSISGIGLLNVPFLMACQPSGYVVISGFRRIEACRQLGWTRIEANLVEPETSPLTCAKLAITDNSFQRPLNLIEQSRACHLLCRHIRGAEQMAETARSLNLPVALSLIKKIEPLCQLPPAIQDGILSDTISMPVAVELGSLETDAAECIAQLFNELKISLSKQRQVLSMVTEIAAREKISILDVINDPQFQSILSDDDPDRTQKASHLLFFLKKRRYPEITRVENEFKKNIHQLKLGNQIKLIPPPHFEGSTYTLSLQFSSLAELQERNESLVQMINHPILKNILPPGNY from the coding sequence ATGAAATATAATAAACAAACCGTAGCCTTATCTTCGGTACACAGGGAAGATTCAACCTGGCATATTACGACCGAGACGGAAGTAAAGGATCTGATCCCATCCATTTCGGGTATCGGTCTTCTGAACGTGCCTTTTTTGATGGCGTGTCAGCCATCCGGTTATGTGGTGATATCGGGTTTTCGACGGATCGAGGCCTGCCGGCAATTGGGCTGGACGCGGATTGAAGCCAATCTGGTTGAACCGGAAACATCCCCGCTGACCTGCGCAAAGCTGGCCATAACCGACAATTCGTTTCAACGGCCCTTGAATCTCATCGAACAGTCCCGTGCCTGTCATCTGCTTTGCCGGCATATCCGGGGGGCTGAGCAGATGGCAGAGACCGCCCGCAGTCTGAATTTGCCGGTTGCCTTATCCCTGATTAAAAAAATTGAGCCGTTATGCCAACTTCCCCCGGCAATTCAAGACGGAATACTTTCCGATACCATATCGATGCCGGTTGCCGTTGAGCTGGGCTCTCTGGAAACGGATGCGGCCGAATGCATTGCGCAACTGTTCAATGAGTTAAAAATCAGCCTCAGTAAACAAAGGCAGGTGCTCTCCATGGTAACCGAAATCGCTGCCCGTGAGAAAATATCGATCCTGGATGTGATCAACGACCCGCAATTTCAATCCATTTTGTCAGATGACGATCCCGATCGAACTCAAAAGGCTTCTCACCTCCTGTTTTTCCTGAAAAAACGACGCTACCCGGAAATTACGCGCGTTGAAAATGAATTTAAAAAAAATATTCATCAATTAAAACTCGGGAACCAGATCAAGCTCATTCCGCCTCCACATTTTGAAGGTTCCACATATACATTAAGCCTGCAATTCAGCAGCCTGGCCGAATTGCAGGAACGGAACGAAAGCCTGGTTCAAATGATCAACCATCCGATATTAAAAAATATTCTGCCTCCGGGTAATTACTGA